The following is a genomic window from Leptotrichia hongkongensis.
AAATACTATTGAGAAAATTGTAGAATACATGAGAGAGAATAAAGATATTGGACAGATTGGGCCCAAAATATATGGGGTTGATGGAGAAGTGACAAAATCTTGCAGATTGTTTCCATCGCCTATGAATTTAATATTTAGAAGATTTTTACCAATTAAGGTGATTGTTGATAAATTGGATTATGATTATGAAATGAAATGGTATGATTATGAAGAAATAATAGATGTTCCAATTTTATCAGGATGCTTTATTTTTGTTCGTACAGATGTGTTAAAGGAAATTCATGGATTTGACAAAAGATATTTTATGTATATGGAGGATTATGACTTATGTAGACAGATTGGTAAGAAGTATAGGACTGTTTTTTATCCTGAAGCAAAAATAATTCATGAGCATGGGAAGGCATCTTATAAGTCATGGAAAATGATGATGATGCATGTAAAATCGGCTATAAAGTATTTTAATAAGTGGGGATGGTTTTTTGATAAGGAGCGGAAAGAGAAAAATATGGAATGTATGAAAAAGTATAAAAAATAGATTACCACTGAAATGTTGTATTTACTTATTTTACAAAGTAGTTTTGTTTGTAAATCTAATGATATTATGAATTTAGAATATCTTGGGTAATAAAAATTTAGTTATTGTATTATGTTTAATTGGCATTTTTAGGATAATATTAATTGTTATTAATGGGTAAATATTAATTCTGTATCTATTAAATATTTTAGTAGTATTTTAGTTTATTTTTTGATTTATGGTAAAATATTCATAGTTCATAATATATTTTTTTATTAATATTTTTGTAGTAATTAACATTTTATACTAAACCCTGTTTAAATAATGAATTTATTATGAATTTTTTTAATAAAGGATGAAAATCTAGTATTTCAAAATAATTAAAATATAATTTTTTTGCTTTAATAAACTACATAGATGTTAATTACTAGTATAAATCTTTATTGTAAGATAAGGATTTGCAGTAATGAGCAAACCTATGAAAGTAAAAAATAAAAAAGTTGAATGTTTATGAATTAGTTATTGAACAACCTTATTATAAAAATTTATTTTTATTTTTTAACGGAGAATAGTGTTAACAAGAAATTATCATGGTTTTTATATTTTCTAGGATTGTCACAATTATACAATCTACGGAATAAAAAATTAGTTGATTTTATTTGTGAATTAGTATAAAATACTTGAGAGTATGTTATAAAATTGTTTTAAATTTTTACAAATGTAAGTATGATTTATAGATAATTGTAAAAATAATAATATAAAAACTCAATGAATACAAGAATTTCTATGCAAAATATTAAAATTTTACGGTAAAGGTACTGGAGAAAAATTGTAAAAATATTGTAGTTATTAGGGATTTTAAACTTTTATAAATGAAAAAAAGATAATTAAAAAAGGAGAAAAAAGAAGAATGAAAAAAAAGATTTTTTTAAGGGCAATTTTGTTTGTACTGGTTGGAAATATGGTATTTGCAGCAGGTGAGAATAAAAAGATAGATACTTCTCAAAAAATCGAGGTTATTGAAAGTGAAGTGCAACAAAAGATTGGAAATATAGAAGGGAAAGCTGAAGTTGAGGTGAAAAGTTCTAGAAGAAGCAAGTTGAACAGATTTATTTCCAAAGTAACAGGAAAAAGCTGGAAAATGGTTTGGAATGATGAATTTAATGGAAATCAGCTAGATAGTACGAAATGGGCTTATTGGGAAAATGGGAATCCTTGGAATGCGGGGAACTATTTAGATGAAAATGGAAATTTGGTCAATCAATATGGATTTGATGCGAAACATTTTTATTTGAGAGACAATGTTAGAGTTGAAAATGGGAATATGATTATAACACTAAAGAAGGAAACTGATAAAAAAGTTAATATTAATGGTGTAGAAAGACGTATTCTTTATAGTTCAGGTGCGATTCACACAAGAAATCTTTATAATGTGCAGTATGGAAAAATTGAAATGAGAGCGGCTATGCCTGAAGGAATTGGGACTTGGCCTGCGTTTTGGATGTGGCCCGCAGGATATTCTCAAGTGGATGGAAATGCAAATGGTGAAATCGATATAGTAGAAACTTATGGAGATGATATGCGACGTGCGACAGGGACACTTCACGTTCTTAAAAGTGATAATACTTATGAGACATTTGATGGAGATGATTATAAGCTAAGTAAATGGCCTAGGGAAAAATTGACAAACTTTAATACTTATGCGGTGGAATGGGATGATAAAGGAATAAAATGGTTATTTAATAATAAAGTATATAAAAAATTCTCTTACAAGGAACTGGAAAAAAGAGGTTTACAAAATCCATTTAACCAGCCATATTTCATAATGATAAATGTTGCTTTGAGCAAGAAAACTGGAGAAGATGGGGATGTTAATTTTCCGACAGAAATGAAAGTTGATTATGTAAGGGTTTATCAGAAAAAATAATTTATACCAAACCCATTTAAAAATAGGAATAAATTTTTATAATAGGATTGTTTAATAGCTAACTCATAATCATTAAATTA
Proteins encoded in this region:
- a CDS encoding glycosyltransferase family 2 protein, with translation MYDFTACIVTYNTKHDELRKIIGCFQNIGIRFKLWISDNSEKDELREVIKGFSDDRIEYIFNNSNDGFGAGHNVVIKKLILGEVKSEFHLMVNADVFFEENTIEKIVEYMRENKDIGQIGPKIYGVDGEVTKSCRLFPSPMNLIFRRFLPIKVIVDKLDYDYEMKWYDYEEIIDVPILSGCFIFVRTDVLKEIHGFDKRYFMYMEDYDLCRQIGKKYRTVFYPEAKIIHEHGKASYKSWKMMMMHVKSAIKYFNKWGWFFDKERKEKNMECMKKYKK
- a CDS encoding glycoside hydrolase family 16 protein, which produces MKKKIFLRAILFVLVGNMVFAAGENKKIDTSQKIEVIESEVQQKIGNIEGKAEVEVKSSRRSKLNRFISKVTGKSWKMVWNDEFNGNQLDSTKWAYWENGNPWNAGNYLDENGNLVNQYGFDAKHFYLRDNVRVENGNMIITLKKETDKKVNINGVERRILYSSGAIHTRNLYNVQYGKIEMRAAMPEGIGTWPAFWMWPAGYSQVDGNANGEIDIVETYGDDMRRATGTLHVLKSDNTYETFDGDDYKLSKWPREKLTNFNTYAVEWDDKGIKWLFNNKVYKKFSYKELEKRGLQNPFNQPYFIMINVALSKKTGEDGDVNFPTEMKVDYVRVYQKK